A genomic region of Aspergillus oryzae RIB40 DNA, chromosome 1 contains the following coding sequences:
- a CDS encoding uncharacterized protein (polyketide synthase modules and related proteins), which translates to MEQCCSNLAFPEAAEVKEPNSVRRPAPVRLNRDKVTEYVADNVREDPVPFPIAIVGMGMRLPGGVSSGREFWDFLVNKRDGLCRVPETRYNVDAFYDEAREGAVRTKHGYFLEQDIAQVDVGFFGISKLEAEKLDPQQRLLLEVVWECMENAGQTNWQGTNIGCFVGVFGEDWLDLLSKDTQQHDRYRVMSAGDFALSNRLSYEYDLTGPSVTVRTGCSSSMVGLHEACQAIYTGDCSSAIVAGTSLIMSPTMTTTMSENLVLSSSGICRTFDAAADGYGRGEAINAVYIKPLDDALANADPIRAIIRSTAVNCDGKTPSITTPGSKAQERLIRRAYKKAHIEGDDILKTAFFECHGTGTIAGDTAETTGVANIFGEKGIYIGAVKPNVGHSEGASGITSIIKCVLALENKIIPPNVHFQTPNPKIPFESAKLQVPVEPTPWPADRKERISVNSFGIGGTNAHVILDSASSVLRKISPEARLASEPDYQLLVLSAKEKKSLDGQIERITRYIEANTSCLNDLAFTLARRRDHLPYRAFAVTDKDGSLPTFQKAQSTVPCPVFVFTGQGAQWPTMGMGLMGRFPKFREDIHQMDKILTELREAPPWSIEEELSKDEAVSRVGHAEFAQPLCTAIQIALVNMLREWGIVPYAVVGHSSGEIAAAYASGAISARVAIILSYFRGQAVKFLSTSHAGAMAAVGISPDTARAFLEEGVTVACENSPVSVTLSGDKEALDRVLNRIRKDDENAMCKRLRVDVAYHSHHMLRTRQTYESLISPYVCHNSSMVPLYSSVISTPITEPSRLDTMYWSQNLSSPVLFRTAVQGLLDDNGPVKLFLEIGPHSTLAGPLRQIFQAQTSKNRAALYVPTLCRGTEEWQSLLATAGHMFTHSIPIDLSNIIPNGAALRDLPPYFWKHGERFWNESRLANHWRLRQEPHHELLGSRVLESSSVEPSWRNILHIDQVPWLGDHKIGKDVVFPCAGYVAMVGEAIRQITELTEYSVRNVFMRAALTLETSIATEIITSLRPARLADNIDSVWYDFTISAYQNSTWKKHCIGQVRPTSDQTFKAKRITPYPRLVRSEKWYNALEKRGLEYGPQFRGLEQISASPSSYQAAATLQDDESLYVSHYSLHPIIIDESLQLLSVAATHGIPRRMTRLAIPTAIEELYVGNGRGTMSLNVSCDTSGGMMRGNAVLVSDDQVVLSLHHGIFFSIQDPDIGNPQLPVAATIHWGPHIDFVPAEKLFSSSQNFLEGRRRVVRLVGLYGVEYYYQTRSSQPTQAHLSKWLSWITSNYKYMRDNAPVLVPELRDICSLSPAERAAEIEGLKSMQPQDFGYPFYVLCSRILGSIHKLLGGQLEPIDLLVEDGALKYFYEQSALNGSWHEFASLLGHSYPQLRVLEVGGGTGGDTLIALKGFTMDHSNRLYSTYTFTDISPGFLLEAKERYKSYPAMEYATLDISRDPVEQGFEPESYDLIIAANVIHATPRISETLRNVRRLLVPGGRLLLIELACTIPIIDYIMGILPGWWLGEGDGREERPYMSVDKWHDKLLDAGFTGVEAFRYDNEPPYHLNAQILSRVPSAKSPEKGEVSLLYLTEIHDWARELARDLEKAGYSVHWCTLKQVPSSGANIISVIDLEGPFFHELSPADFESFQSYVSRLADRHLLWVTRFVQMECDDPRYALVLGLARTIRHEIMPQFATIEIDQVERASLQPVVQVFERLLSQLDDPGAAPEYEFAVREGSVHTPRFQFNSFEEQVGAGESQGPRMLDIEAYAMLDSLTWTCADMTSNDLEKEEVEVDIKYVGLNFRDLMVVMGLMGDMAQVGLEASGIVRRVGSAVHQFSPGDRIMISHLGLMCTRTVVRTERCVQIPDNISLEDAATIPCVYATVVYSLITVGGLKRGQSVLIHSACGGVGLAAVQLCQLIGAVIYATVGSEDKARHLVDNFKIPADHIFDSRSSSFLQGVLRKTDGRGVDLVLNSLSGDLLHASWQCVAKLGKMLELGKRDFLGHGLLEMDRFLDNRSFIGIDLLQVLDENIGVLQEMIGCVMEYFQEGKAGPINPVTVFDAANVVKAFRYMQSGQHMGKIIVKMPDLPLALPVARVHEMAAYFPANASYLLVGGLGGLGRAVATWMVEKGARHLVFLSRTGANTFESSSFIKTLECQGCDAITVVGNVGYIDDVQRAVSAAKTPIAGVIQLSMVLKDQSLHNMVHEEWVAALYPKVKGTWNLHHVLKDKPLDFFLLMGSMAGIIGWPGQANYGAANAFLDAFVKYRQSLHLPAHAIDLGLMGDIGYASEASLVPTLEASQSNSLRVLDERQFLWAVEVAVLAQRFQCPNQVVVGLGTTRTLSSADFASNWIKEARFGIWKNIIATMEQPAEASRADELREHMEAIKNNPSLLDRPETEERIVIELGRLIASYTSRPEDMTIEELSNIPIDSLMTFEIRTWFRRHAGIEITLVEVSNSGTVGGLGKIAVQKLRDKHTCKGHKGSESQDGDSDGSEKEPSYHDDLTLAKTMRPISNNIPDWTSESEGNVFFTGATGFLGAFLLSELIALPHIKQIACLVRANTSDMGHTRIKQTFANYGLPVDFRSKVIAIPGDVTKRNLGLRPETFSHLAQWSSVIFHFAGYANYTLPYSVHRGPNVLGLLETLRLANTERLKPIHYCSSISACGISENLIGPVPEDVRPRPESQNVAQSIGYTQSKFVAESIVWDAIENGFAIAIYRPSLVTGHSRTGVCKKEDIINRLLSNCIRLGCYPHPPQQRFHFIPVDFACSAVSRISLNRSSFGHAFNITQPDQDKVITLGEVYTILNNYSPTPLVSIPTAEFIKRLTKKRDSLIKVSSSILAERLAGHRIWWDDWEYMAAYSTENLRRAMTDHPDIIGLKPVPELLKVYYNFWSRAQMAGKLGRSITRRLKANYLENKPQGNSAKYATLHDRGRWVWCEAPDLCNPVYKNSTKRAP; encoded by the exons ATGGAACAATGCTGTAGCAATTTAGCATTTCCAGAAGCCGCAGAAGTTAAAGAACCCAACTCAGTCCGCAGGCCGGCTCCAGTCCGGTTGAACAGGGACAAAGTGACGGAGTACGTTGCCGACAATGTCAGGGAAGACCCGGTCCCCTTCCCTATCGCCATTGTGGGGATGGGAATGAGGCTTCCTGGTGGAGTAAGCTCTGGAAGAGAATTCTGGGATTTTCTTGTCAACAAGCGCGATGGCCTATGTAGGGTCCCCGAAACGAGGTACAACGTCGATGCATTCTACGACGAGGCCCGCGAAGGTGCCGTCCGGACGAAACATGGCTACTTCTTAGAGCAAGATATTGCGCAAGTAGACGTCGGGTTCTTCGGTATAAGTAAACTTGAAGCGGAAAAGCTTGATCCCCAACAGCGACTACTGCTGGAAGTAGTCTGGGAATGCATGGAAAATGCCGGCCAGACGAACTGGCAGGGTACGAATATTGGATGCTTCGTTGGCGTCTTTGGGGAAGATTGGTTGGATCTCTTGAGCAAGGATACACAGCAACACGATAGATATCGGGTCATGAGCGCTGGTGATTTTGCGTTGTCGAACCGGCTTTCATACGAATATGACTTGACAGGACCCAGCGTCACAGTTCGAACAGGTTGCTCGTCGTCCATGGTTGGTTTACACGAAGCGTGCCAAGCAATTTACACCGGGGATTGCTCATCTGCCATTGTTGCTGGGACAAGTCTTATCATGAGCCCGACCATGACGACAACAATGTCAGAAAACTTAGTTCTCTCGTCCAGCGGAATCTGCAGAACATTTGATGCTGCAGCTGATGGGTACGGAAGAGGCGAAGCAATTAATGCAGTATATATCAAGCCACTGGATGATGCACTAGCCAATGCTGACCCAATACGTGCCATTATACGGTCAACGGCGGTCAACTGTGACGGTAAAACACCCAGCATTACCACCCCCGGTTCCAAAGCGCAAGAGAGATTGATTAGACGAGCGTATAAAAAGGCCCACATCGAAGGTGATGATATTCTGAAGACAGCGTTTTTCGAATGTCATGGAACAGGTACCATAGCTGGAGATACCGCAGAAACAACCGGCGTGGCCAACATATTTGGTGAGAAGGGAATATACATCGGAGCC GTTAAGCCCAATGTCGGTCATTCAGAAGGCGCGTCGGGAATCACGAGCATCATCAAGTGCGTCTTGGCACTAGAGAATAAGATCATTCCTCCCAACGTGCACTTTCAGACACCGAATCCTAAGA TTCCCTTCGAGAGTGCCAAGCTGCAAGTGCCTGTGGAGCCAACACCGTGGCCGGCCGAtaggaaggagaggatcaGCGTCAATTCATTCGGCATTGGGGGAACCAACGCTCAT GTTATACTAGATTCTGCATCTTCCGTACTGCGCAAAATAAGTCCAGAAGCACGATTGGCCTCTGAGCCAGACTATCAGCTCTTGGTTCTctcggcaaaggaaaagaagtcgTTAGATGGGCAAATCGAAAGGATAACGAGGTATATCGAAGCTAATACATCATGTTTGAATGATTTGGCTTTCACCCTTGCGCGAAGACGAGATCACCTGCCTTACAGAGCTTTTGCTGTAACTGACAAGGATGGATCTCTTCCGACATTTCAAAAGGCGCAATCCACGGTTCCATGCCCAGTATTCGTATTCACTGGCCAAGGGGCCCAGTGGCCCACTATGGGAATGGGCCTTATGGGTAGATTCCCAAAATTCCGCGAAGATATTCACCAGATGGACAAGATCTTGACGGAGCTCAGGGAAGCGCCTCCTTGGAGTATTGAAG AGGAACTCTCTAAAGATGAGGCGGTTAGTCGAGTGGGACATGCTGAATTTGCCCAACCCCTCTGCACAGCGATTCAGATTGCTCTCGTCAATATGCTACGGGAGTGGGGTATCGTTCCATACGCGGTGGTGGGCCATTCAAGTGGTGAAATAGCTGCAGCATATGCGTCTGGGGCTATATCTGCTCGTGTAGCCATTATACTGTCATATTTTCGCGGCCAAGCGGTAAAGTTTTTGTCCACCAGTCATGCCGGTGCAatggctgctgttggtatTAGCCCAGACACTGCTCGCGCGTTCTTGGAAGAGGGCGTCACTGTTGCATGTGAAAATAGTCCAGTTAGCGTCACACTATCAGGGGACAAGGAAGCCTTGGACCGTGTTCTCAACAGAATTcgcaaggatgatgagaatgcaATGTGCAAGCGTCTTCGGGTGGATGTTGCCTACCATTCACACCATATGCTGCGGACCAGACAAACTTACGAGTCACTGATATCACCATATGTTTGTCACAATAGCTCCATGGTCCCGCTTTATTCGAGTGTAATCTCAACGCCTATTACTGAACCGAGCAGACTTGATACCATGTATTGGTCCCAGAACTTGTCATCTCCCGTTTTGTTTAGGACCGCAGTGCAGGGTCTCCTGGATGACAACGGGCCGGTAAAGTTATTTCTCGAGATTGGTCCGCACTCTACCCTTGCTGGTCCCCTGAGGCAAATATTCCAAGCACAAACTAGCAAGAACAGAGCTGCCTTATATGTTCCTACATTATGCAGAGGAACTGAAGAGTGGCAAAGCCTACTGGCGACAGCCGGCCATATGTTTACGCATAGCATTCCTATAGACCTTAGCAACATTATTCCTAATGGCGCGGCTCTACGTGACCTCCCCCCTTATTTCTGGAAGCATGGTGAGAGATTTTGGAATGAGTCACGTCTGGCAAACCATTGGAGACTACGGCAAGAACCTCACCATGAGCTTTTGGGCTCTCGGGTGCTTGAGTCATCCAGTGTTGAACCGTCATGGAGGAATATCCTGCATATAGACCAGGTGCCTTGGCTTGGAGACCATAAAATTGGCAAGGATGTGGTTTTCCCCTGTGCAGGTTATGTTGCAATGGTGGGCGAAGCAATTCGCCAGATAACCGAGTTAACTGAATACTCAGTGAGAAATGTGTTTATGCGCGCTGCATTAACACTAGAGACATCAATTGCAACGGAGATTATTACAAGTCTCCGACCAGCGAGGCTTGCCGATAATATTGATTCTGTATGGTATGACTTTACAATATCCGCCTATCAGAACTCCACGTGGAAAAAGCACTGTATTGGTCAAGTGAGGCCTACGTCGGACCAGACATTCAAGGCAAAAAGGATCACACCATACCCTAGACTGGTCAGATCTGAGAAGTGGTACAACGCCTTAGAAAAACGTGGGTTAGAATACGGTCCCCAGTTCAGAGGACTCGAGCAAATCTCGGCCAGTCCGTCAAGTTATCAAGCTGCCGCCACGTTGCAGGATGATGAAAGCTTGTACGTGAGTCACTATTCACTACACCCGATTATCATAGACGAGAGCCTTCAACTGCTCAGCGTGGCGGCAACCCATGGTATCCCTCGCCGAATGACCCGTTTGGCAATTCCGACGGCTATTGAAGAGCTTTATGTAGGCAACGGAAGAGGAACAATGTCACTCAATGTCTCCTGTGACACCTCGGGAGGCATGATGCGTGGAAATGCGGTGCTTGTTTCCGACGACCAAGTGGTACTCTCCCTGCATCATGGCATTTTTTTCAGCATTCAAGACCCTGATATAGGCAATCCCCAGCTTCCAGTAGCTGCGACAATTCACTGGGGTCCTCACATCGATTTTGTACCTGCTGAAAAATTGTTTTCTTCATCACAGAACTTCTTGGAGGGTCGCCGTAGAGTCGTCAGGCTAGTTGGCCTTTATGGCGTGGAATACTATTATCAGACAAGGTCCTCCCAGCCCACACAGGCACATTTGAGTAAATGGCTATCCTGGATAACGTCTAACTATAAATACATGCGTGACAACGCACCTGTGCTAGTGCCGGAGCTGAGAGACATCTGTTCCCTGAGCCCGGCGGAACGCGCTGCGGAGATCGAGGGTCTTAAATCCATGCAGCCACAGGATTTCGGCTATCCATTTTATGTCTTGTGCAGTCGGATTCTCGGTTCAATCCACAAGCTTTTGGGGGGGCAGCTGGAACCTATTGATCTTCTGGTAGAGGATGGTGCGCTCAAATATTTCTACGAGCAATCCGCCCTGAACGGATCCTGGCACGAATTTGCCTCCTTGCTTGGGCATTCCTATCCACAACTACGAGTGCTAGAAGTAGGAGGTGGTACTGGGGGGGATACCCTGATTGCCTTGAAGGGTTTCACAATGGACCACAGCAATAGGCTATATTCCACATATACATTTACAGATATATCTCCTGGATTCCTTCtagaagcaaaggaaaggtaTAAGTCTTATCCGGCCATGGAATACGCTACCCTCGATATCAGCCGCGATCCTGTTGAGCAAGGTTTCGAGCCTGAAAGCTATGATTTGATTATTGCGGCCAACGTGATACATGCAACCCCGAGAATATCGGAAACGCTGCGAAATGTCCGCAGGTTGCTTGTGCCCGGTGGTCGTCTTTTACTGATCGAACTGGCCTGTACCATCCCAATTATCGACTATATCATGGGTATCCTGCCGGGTTGGTGGCTGGGTGAGGGCGATGGGCGAGAAGAGCGGCCGTATATGTCCGTGGACAAATGGCATGACAAGCTGTTGGACGCTGGATTTACGGGCGTGGAGGCTTTTAGGTATGATAACGAACCGCCGTATCATCTGAATGCACAAATCCTGTCAAGGGTGCCTAGTGCCAAGTCACCCGAAAAAGGAGAGGTCTCCCTTCTCTATCTCACTGAGATTCACGACTGGGCCCGAGAGCTCGCGAGAGACCTTGAAAAGGCGGGGTACTCAGTCCACTGGTGCACATTAAAGCAAGTTCCGTCATCTGGTGCAAACATAATCTCAGTAATTGACCTTGAGGGTCCCTTTTTTCATGAACTCTCGCCAGCCGACTTCGAAAGCTTCCAATCGTATGTTTCGCGCTTGGCAGATCGTCATCTGCTATGGGTTACGCGGTTTGTTCAAATGGAGTGTGACGATCCTAGATACGCGTTAGTGTTAGGCTTAGCTCGGACTATTCGACATGAGATTATGCCTCAGTTTGCTACCATCGAGATCGACCAAGTGGAGAGGGCCTCCCTCCAACCTGTGGTTCAGGTATTTGAGCGACTTCTGTCTCAGCTGGATGATCCTGGTGCGGCACCAGAATATGAATTCGCTGTCCGAGAGGGGAGTGTACACACTCCGCGGTTCCAGTTTAATTCGTTTGAGGAACAAGTCGGGGCAGGAGAGAGCCAAGGCCCGAGAATGCTGGATATTGAGGCCTACGCGATGCTTGATTCGCTAACGTGGACCTGTGCAGATATGACGTCAAATGacctggagaaggaggaagttgaagttgacaTAAAATATGTTGGTCTGAACTTTAGG GATCTGATGGTTGTGATGGGCCTCATGGGGGATATGGCCCAGGTCGGCTTGGAAGCTAGTGGAATTGTGCGACGAGTGGGATCCGCTGTCCACCAGTTTTCACCCGGCGACAGGATCATGATCTCTCATCTTGGCCTCATGTGTACCCGAACGGTTGTACGGACAGAACGATGCGTCCAAATTCCTGACAACATTTCACTGGAGGATGCTGCCACAATACCTTGTGTCTATGCAACTGTGGTCTACTCTCTCATAACCGTCGGCGGCCTCAAACGAGGGCAATCGGTTCTGATCCATTCTGCGTGTGGTGGGGTGGGTCTGGCTGCGGTACAGCTATGTCAGCTAATCGGAGCTGTGATCTACGCGACAGTTGGAAGTGAAGACAAGGCTCGGCATCTTGTAGACAACTTCAAGATCCCCGCTGATCATATATTTGACTCTAGAAGTTCGTCTTTCCTTCAAGGTGTATTGCGGAAGACCGATGGGCGCGGTGTCGATTTAGTGCTCAACTCTCTATCCGGTGACCTACTCCATGCATCTTGGCAATGTGTTGCGAAGCTCGGTAAAATGCTCGAACTGGGGAAAAGAGACTTTCTGGGACATGGCCTCTTGGAGATGGACAGGTTCCTTGATAATCGGTCATTCATTGGAATTGACCTCCTCCAGGTTCTCGATGAGAATATTGGTGTCCTGCAAGAAATGATTGGATGTGTCATGGAATACTTCCAAGAAGGAAAGGCGGGTCCCATCAACCCAGTTACTGTGTTCGATGCTGCCAATGTAGTAAAGGCTTTCCGGTATATGCAAAGCGGACAGCACATGGGGAAGATTATCGTCAAAATGCCAGACCTCCCTTTGGCTCTTCCGGTTGCCCGCGTTCACGAAATGGCCGCATATTTCCCCGCAAACGCGTCGTACCTTCTTGTcggtggtcttggaggcCTCGGTCGTGCCGTTGCTACCtggatggttgagaagggAGCCCGGCATTTAGTCTTCCTTTCAAGAACTGGTGCAAATACTTTCGAAAGTAGCTCTTTTATAAAGACCTTGGAATGCCAGGGCTGCGATGCAATTACTGTTGTGGGCAACGTAGGATATATTGATGACGTTCAGCGTGCAGTTTCCGCGGCCAAAACGCCAATTGCAGGGGTCATTCAACTGTCGATGGTTTTAAAG GATCAAAGTTTGCACAATATGGTTCACGAAGAATGGGTAGCAGCGTTGTATCCCAAGGTTAAAGGAACATGGAACCTTCATCACGTGCTGAAGGATAAGCCATTGGACTTCTTCCTTCTAATGGGTTCAATGGCTGGTATCATTGGATGGCCTGGCCAAGCCAACTATGGCGCAGCGAATGCCTTTTTAGACGCTTTTGTAAAATATCGACAATCGCTGCACCTGCCAGCTCATGCGATTGACCTCGGCCTCATGGGGGACATTGGCTACGCTTCAGAGGCCTCCCTCGTGCCGACTTTAGAAGCGTCGCAATCCAATTCGTTACGAGTGCTTGACGAGCGGCAATTCCTTTGGGCAGTCGAGGTTGCGGTATTAGCGCAACGATTTCAATGCCCAAATCAGGTCGTTGTCGGGCTCGGAACTACCAGGACTCTATCTTCCGCAGACTTTGCATCGAACTGGATAAAAGAGGCCAGGTTCGGTATTTGGAAGAACATAATTGCCACCATGGAACAACCCGCAGAGGCCTCCAGAGCTGATGAGCTCAGGGAACATATGGAAGCGATCAAGAACAACCCGTCACTTCTAGATCGGccggagacggaggaacGGATTGTTATTGAACTTGGAAGATTAATCGCGTCCTACACATCGCGACCGGAAGATATGACTATAGAGGAATTGTCCAATATTCCAATCGATTCATTGATGACATTCGAGATTCGCACTTGGTTTCGCCGCCATGCAGGAATTGAGATTACGTTAGTAGAGGTCTCAAACTCAGGGACTGTCGGTGGGCTGGGTAAGATCGCTGTTCAGAAGCTGCGCGACAAGCACACGTGCAAGGGTCACAAAGGCAGTGAAAGCCAGGATGGTGACTCTGACGGATCTGAGAAAGAGCCGAGTTACCATGATGACTTAACGCTTGCTAAAACAATGCGACCCATTTCTAATAACATTCCGGATTGGACCTCTGAGTCTGAGGGAAATGTCTTCTTTACTGGTGCAACTGGCTTCCTTGGTGCCTTCCTGCTGTCGGAACTTATCGCCCTACCACACATCAAGCAAATTGCATGCTTGGTTCGGGCAAATACATCCGACATGGGCCATACAAGGATTAAACAAACCTTTGCCAATTACGGGCTTCCAGTCGACTTTAGATCCAAGGTTATCGCAATTCCTGGCGATGTGACCAAAAGAAATCTCGGTCTACGGCCAGAAACCTTCAGTCACCTGGCGCAGTGGTCGAGTGTGATCTTTCATTTTGCAGGGTATGCCAATTACACCTTGCCTTACTCTGTTCACAGGGGCCCAAATGTCCTTGGGCTCCTCGAGACCCTTCGGCTTGCCAATACCGAGCGATTGAAGCCTATCCATTATTGCTCTAGTATCTCCGCGTGCGGTATCAGCGAAAACCTCATTGGCCCCGTCCCAGAGGATGTCCGACCTCGCCCCGAGTCTCAGAATGTGGCACAAAGTATTGGCTATACGCAAAGCAAGTTTGTCGCAGAAAGTATTGTCTGGGACGCCATTGAGAATGGTTTCGCCATAGCCATATACCGACCATCACTTGTTACTGGGCACAGTCGTACAGGCGTATGTAAGAAGGAGGATATAATTAACAGACTTCTGTCTAACTGTATTCGGCTTGGGTGttatcctcatccaccccagcagcgGTTCCACTTTATTCCGGTAGACTTTGCTTGTTCGGCGGTATCCCGGATCTCATTAAACAGGTCTAGCTTTGGCCATGCTTTCAATATCACCCAGCCAGACCAAGACAAGGTCATAACCCTCGGAGAGGTCTACACTATCTTGAACAACTATTCCCCTACTCCTCTCGTTTCCATTCCTACCGCCGAATTTATTAAAAGGCTAACCAAGAAACGAGACTCACTGATTAAAGTGTCCAGTTCCATTCTGGCGGAGAGACTCGCCGGGCACAGGATTTGGTGGGATGATTGGGAGTATATGGCTGCTTATAGCACGGAGAACCTCCGCCGAGCGATGACTGATCACCCAGATATTATAGGACTCAAGCCTGTTCCCGAGCTGCTCAAGGTCTACTATAACTTTTGGTCGAGA GCACAGATGGCCGGGAAGCTGGGTCGATCTATCACTAGGAGACTCAAAGCCAACTACCTCGAAAACAAGCCGCAAGGAAATTCCGCGAAATACGCCACTTTGCACGACAGAGGGCGATGGGTATGGTGTGAAGCGCCGGATCTTTGTAATCCTGTATATAAGAACAGTACCAAACGAGCACCATGA